Genomic DNA from Hordeum vulgare subsp. vulgare chromosome 2H, MorexV3_pseudomolecules_assembly, whole genome shotgun sequence:
CTCGGACGTCCTCCTCATGGTCGAGGTGGGCTACCGCTTCCGCTTCTTCGGCGAggacgccgccgtcgccgcctccgtCCTCGGCATCGTCGCCCACCAAGACCGCAACTTCCTCACCGCCAGCGTCCCCACGTTCCGCCTGGGCTTCCACGTCCGCCGCCTCGTCGACGCGGGCCACAAGGTCGGCGTCGTCCGCCAGACCGAGACCGCGGCCATCAAAGCGGCGGCTGCGCGCGGCGGGGGCGGCGCGGCCCCCTTCGCGCGCGAGCTGTCGGCGGTGTACACGCGCGCCACCATCGAGGCCGGGGCCGGGGAATTGGAGGGCGGCGGCGCGCCAGAAGAGGGGAGCAGGTACCTCGTCTGCGTGGTGGACAAGGAGCTGGATGCCGTGGGGAGGGAGGGATTCGAGGTGAAGGTTGGGGTGGTGGCCATCGAGGTGTCCACCGGCGAGGTCGTGCACGGGGAGTTCATGGACGGCGCATCCAGGAGCGGGCTTGAGGCCGTGCTGCTTGGCCTGGCACCCGTTGAGGTCATCCTCGGCACCCCGCTCTCGTTTGCTACGGAAAAGGTAAGTGGAGTCTGCCTCCTTTTTGGAACTTATATATGTTTGTTAGTCTGATCGCCAGCTGAATCCTTGTTCGGTGATGTGCAAAATTGTAGATTCATGATATTCTGTGTTTCACTTTCACAATGCACACAATAGCTGAAGTTGCACTGATGTCATGAAACATTCATTAGTAGATTGTACATTCTCCGACCCCTTTCAGTTCACAATCCATAAATTTACTCGGTTTATGTTTGTAGGATTGTGGTCATGCTTAGGCTATATGGCAACTCATTTAGGTTTACTGTGTGACtcttgtgtgtgtgtggctcAGAAGATCTTCAATTCCGCAAACAATCATCAGTGTAGCTGTAGCTTGGCGTTAATAGCTATGCATTTACCATTTTCCGGTTCCACAAGCCTGTTTACCCATCGTAATAGCTTGAGTTCATGCAAATTGTTCCTACGGTGATCTTTATTTGCTTGTCTCTGATTACAGTTTTTGGTTCTTGCTATTTTGAGTTAGTGTTACACCTTCTAGTTTCATAGTGCTCGAGATTCCCTGGTTAATAGGTTCCTCCATTTGTTGTCTAGCTGATGAGGGCATATGCGGGACCTGTCTCTAACGTACGGGTTGAGTGCACTTCGCGTGATTGTTTTAGTGAGGGAGGCGCTTTAGCAGAACTGATGTCTTTGTTTGAGaaatcggaggcgatcaaaataaATGAAGAGGACAGCAATCTTCATGGGATGGAGGTACTGTTAGCCTTCATAACTGTTCTAAATGGAGTTTAGGTAATTAACTGCCGCCCCCCGTGTGGCTTGATAACTATAATGTGGTTTAATAAGTTACATTTGTTCGCATAGGGTGTCATGGCTATGCCAGAGCTAGTTGCCCAAGCAATGGCATTGAGTGTTCGCTATCTGAAGGGTTTTGGTATGGAGAGGTTAATCTGCTTTGGCTCTTCGTTCCGTCCATTTACTGCTAATACTGAAATGTCTCTATCAGCAAACGCTCTTCAACAGCTTGAGGTACATTCTTCTGTAACACCATgcaattatttttcttctttctgtttGGGTACCTGTGACAATTTTGTAGACGGAAAGTTGTGACCAGGGGAGAACTGTAGTCGCTTTCTTTCTCCTGAAATGTTTCTTTGAAACTCCAGACACCAAAGCACATCTGCTGTTCGCTTTTGTGGGCATGCCATGCCCTTGAGATTCTTCTCCATTCCTTTTATGAGGTGACACCTGGATTGTTTTCAGGTATTAAAGAACAACTCAGATGGTTCAATAGAAGGATCACTGTTCCAAACTATGAACAACACATGTACAGCTTTTGGATCTAGGCTATTTAGACACTGGGTAAGCTGCTAAATCTGGACCTGGCCATGAAATGACTTTCAGCATAATGTACCATTTTACACTGAACAATTTGTTTTTATGTCAACTGTTTTGTTAAATGTCTTTCTTGAGCTTGTGCTGTTCTTGCAGTTGACTCACCCCTTATGTGATAGAAATCTAATATGTGCTCGTCACGATGCAATCTCTGAGATCTCTGAATCGATGGGATCACGACAAGATCCTGTTCACATTCGACAGGATGAAGAGGATGGGTGCTGCGCAGCTTCCGTGCGAAGTGATCTCAGCACCATTCTTTCATCTGTTTTAACAATGTTAGGAAGATCACTTGATTCTCAAAGAGGAATAACAAGAATTTTTCACTGCAAAGCCACAGCTAAAGAGGTAAAAATATATTCCTTTCTGTGTTCTAATTGATTTTAGACTAGAACTGTTGCCCCAATTATGATTGACCATTATAGAACTTGCACATCATACCTGCTAGTAGTTTTTCCCTGTACTTCTttcttttttgcttgttttcttctaTATATCTGTTGAAACTGTGTTCCACTATGAAATATACAAATCCGTGAATTCAGTTTTGCTTGCTATATACATACACATTTTTTGTTGGAGAAAATGTTTCTATACTCCTGTTGGCTCTGAACTTAAAAGTTTTGGTGGTGTTTATGCGAACTTAGTGTGATGTTGATGTCTAACTGTCCATAGTTTGTCGCAGTTTTTTGGGGTCATCCAGGCTATCTTGGAGGCTGGAAAGCAACTGCGGAAGCTTGTTCTCGAGGATACTGAGAACGTGTCTTCTCAGCATAGAACTGTCCACACTTCTTTGTTGAGAAGGCTCATAAGTACAGCTTCATCATCTGCTGTACTTGCTAATGCTGTGAAACTTCTGTCGTGTCTTGACAAAGATGCTGCTGCTCAAGGAGATATGATAAACCTGTTCATTTCATCTGCTGACCAGTTCCCCGAGGTAAGGGCTCCTTTGATTCAAAGGAATTCTATAGGATTTTTAGAGGATTGAAATCCTTAGGAATTTTTCCTACATTGGtcctttgattcataggattggATCCATAGGATTTTTTCCTATGAAATCTTTTGTACTACATATCATAGGAAATCTAACATCCATTTCAACCTCTTTTtacaattcctttgtttttcctATGGCATCAAACACTCCTTGTTAATCATATAGGATTCAAATGGACATGCCACTCCAACCCTCTACTTTTCCTATTCCCGTGTTTTCAAAATCCTGCGAATCAATGAGGCCCTAAATCTTCTCCTTTTCACAAACAGAGTCTGTTTGTTCCTTACCTTTTCTGATGCATCATACTTGCATATCTTTCTGCAGGTTGCAGAGGGCCATGTAACTGTTGAAATGGCCAAACAAAAACTGGATTTATTAATTGTTGGATATCGGAAGCAGCTTGGCATGCGCAGCTTGGAGTACAAAACCGTATCTGGAACAGCTTACCTGATCGAAGTTAAATCGCTTAATTGAAACCTTTATATATTTTTAGTTTTGAGTAGTAAGAATATCTTTTGTATTTTTTGTTAGGCTATTAATGTTACCTGTCGTGTGTGTCTGCAGCTACCAGTAGATAGAAAGGTGCCTTCAAATTGGCTGAAAGTAAATAGCACCAAAAAAGCTATTAGATACCACACTCCCGAAGTATTGAAGAACTTGGACAACCTATTACTGGCTAAAGAAGAACTAGCAGTTATCTGCAGGAAAACATGGCACAAATTCCTTATGGATTTCGACAAATATTATGCGCAGTTTCAAGCAACTGTTGAATCTCTTGCAGCTCTTGACTGCTTGTACTCTCTTGCTACTCTTGCAAAACAAAATGTATAGACTACCGTTAACCAGTGTTCACCTTTTTACATAGTCTTTTTTCCTACATGACATTGATCACGATCTGATCTTCCATTTTTGCAGAATTATGTACAACCTAATTTTGTTCCTGAAAATGAAGCAAGTCAGATTCACATCAAAGATGGCCGCCATCCGGTTAGTTGTAGACCACTTTCTATTCTACTGATGGCTTTCAGGATCAATCCTTCTGAGTTTGATCACATTAATACCTTTTCTTCAGTTTTGCACATCAACACTTTTTGTTTATTtgacgatgatggtgatggtgTGCTGTTGTATTTTAGGTTCTGGAGTCTCTACTTGGAGTGAACTTCGTTCCAAATGATACAGACCTTCATGTAGATGGGCAGTACTGCCAGATTGTTACAGGACCAAACATGGGAGGAAAAAGTTGCTATATTCGCCAAGTTGCACTAATTACCATTATGGCCCAGGTATAAGTTTTATCCGATGCTTCAAGtctactcatggaaacacgccgtGAATGTATAATATAACTACTCCAGTAAACACTTTTACCGAGTAGTTGGTTTGCAGGTGGCAAAAACATTGGTAAAGAGTTATGTTTTTTCCTTTTAAAAGCAGCTAAAGACAATAGTTGTTCCCTTGCAAAAAAAAGAAGGTTGATAGTTGTTACAGATTTCTCTAGTTGCAATGTTTTTCTGAGGAGATTCCTATAACTTGTTGCTCTGGTTACATTAGGTTGGTTCCTTTGTACCAGCTTCATCAGCAAGACTGCATGTTGTTGATGGAATTTATACTCGGATGGGTGCATCTGATAGTATTCAACAAGGAACAAGTACCTTTTATGAAGAGATGAATGAAGCTTCCAACATATTGCAGAGCTGCTCATCTCGATCCCTAGTTATTATTGATGAGCTTGGTCGTGGAACAAGCACTCATGATGGTGTTGCTATAGCCTATGCTACATTACACTATCTCCTAAAAGTTAAGAAATGCATTGTTATTTTTGTCACTCACTATCCAAAGATTCTTGATATCCGGAGTGAATTTGAAGGTTCTGTTGGGGCATACCATGTTTCGTATCTGTCGACAAGGAAGCTGTTGCAAACCACTGATGAAAAAATGGGCATTAGCACAGAAACAGAGGATCTTGGAGAAATTACTTTCTTGTATAAACTTGTTGCTGGAGCTTCAGACAGAAGCTTTGGTCTTAATGTTGCACTGCTTGCACAGGTTTGTCATACGTGAGTTTTTAATGTCTGTCAGTTCTTTTGGTGTCCAACTGAGTCGTTTTCCTCTGTTTcccatattactttgttgctgGACTCGGACAATAAAAATAGAATTAGGTAGCAGCCTGCAGGAATTCAGTAGCCTGTGTCAACAGTACAAGATGGTTTCTGTCAGGATGTCAAGTAGGGAAGCTGAGCTTTATGTGTAACCAAGTCCATATGTTACGTAGTAAATATGGAGTTGCAAGTTAGGGACAAAGTTATCTAGAGAAGCGTGGGGTAGAGTATGTATGTTAGGACCTAAGGAGGCGGCTCATCCTCTCTAAGTTATAAGAAAGCATACCAGTAATTCAGCTTCTGTTCTCTACCCCCTGCTACCTTTTCTAATAGCTGACCACAGCATCAACACAAGAGATGGCCACATGCCTCTGTTCATCATCTTTAGAATATTTGCAGTAGTTTACATGTCTACTTGCGAATAACGAATAGGTTCACATACCCTGTTGGTTTCATTATATGGTAGATGGGATAAACTTCCTAATTCCACAATGAAAATGTATGTGCCGTCTaacctttttgttttgtttttggaaATGGGGCTAATCTTTATAATAGATCAGCTAGCCTTTTCTTTTTCAAGTAGAGCTTACAGAGTTTGAACAATGAGTGTAGTGTGTACTTAAACATATTGAAGTGAAACACTAACCGTCATTCCTTTCCCTATCTATTGGTTTCTGAGGTGTGATCCTGCTTGCAGCTCCCGTTGAGATGTATTAAGCGTGCATCGGTCATGGCAGCCAAACTGCAAGAAGAAATGAGTAAGCGCGATGGAAACAAGTTAATGGACGAACCATCCAGGGATGGACAACGGGAAAGCTCTCCAAAATTTGGTTTGCTTTCTACAGAGCCTCACCAGGGGTTGATGGAAGCATGCCGGAGGATCCTGCGTGACATGAGATCTGCTCAAAGCAATAACGACATAGCAAATACACTTTCTTGTTTGAAGAGTGCACATGAGATAGCATTGAAGATGATCAATGGGTAGCATCCTTCCCAAATGATGAAGCACCCTCTCATTTCTTCCTTAACCTCTTCCTTTTCTGTTGGGGCGTATTTCTTCTTAACTTACGGGGGAATTATCAGGTATTGGCACTGTTCCGTTCTGTCCATCTGTATTACACTTATAAGCATTTTCTTTCATGTAACTCATCGATATATTGTTCTACTGCTGTCCTGGTGGCATGCTTATAAGTGTCTTGtataagtactccctctgttccaaaaaTAAGTGTCATGGTTTTAgcaaatttgaactaaaaccacgacacttattttggttttagcaaatttgaactaaaaccacggcacttattttgaaacggagatatacatgttttgtgttgcatccaTACCTCAGTCTGTCGAATACATACATGTTTCCCTGGAGCTGTGTTCTCGAAAACTGTTTGTGTGGAGCTAACTTGTCTGGGCATGCAGCTAGTGTGTAGCTGCATATTTGCATCTAACCAAGGGGATGTACAACGCGGTGACTTTCCCGGCATAGGTTCGGTTGGCTAAGTGGCATTTGACGAGAAAATGTGAGAAATGGAGGAGTCAGCGAGGCTGCGAGGGTGGCCACGCTGTTCCGCGGCCTCAGGAGGCTCCTCGTCGCCGACGTGCTTTCCAACTGGAACGTCTCTTGGCCGCACATCCTCCTGCTGTCAGCGCGCTTGCTCAAGGCTAAACCTAAAAATGTTTATTAAAAAACCGGGTGTAATGGTTTGGTTTTTATtttgggtttgattggttcaGGTTTTATTGGATTGAGTTTTTTTTAATTTGattttggtttgggtatgtgaagaaaccagtttgggtatagttggttatggaTTTAAAGAGTTTGGTTATTAGAGGTTATAAATTATGGATACAAACCAgtttctaggcattggttatgTGCAATAACTAACGACGATCGAGAATGAATATCTTTGATCTGTGTGGATGTTATAATGCATTATATAATTATGTATTATCAGGAAACATCATGTGAAAATCAAAAGTGTTTGCTTGTGCTTTGGTTAAGCTTTTTAATACATTGTCACTGAGCTTTTCAGTCGTGCGCATTTTTTTTGCCTCTTGCTGTGTGCTAACACTATCTTAagaatacctttgttctcaaactgttaTGGATGCACTTGTGTCTTTTCTATCTCATTTGCTTTTTAACATGTTAACTTATGCAATCATATGTACATTTGTCTTCTCACAAGTGGACATCTTAAATATCATATCTCAAATCCATACAAACTGATGCAACTCATGCAAGGGCTGCATGCATTATCCAGATACAGAGAGGTCGTGAGTAATCCtctttttcaaaaataataataatagaaaaAATCATGCAATTATAGACGTCGTCTGACTATTTCATTACCAGCAGCATGCCATCGTACTATCAAAATTTGACATATTTGATTATGGTGGAGATCATCCACgactgcccttgcccttctcggcATCCTAGCCGCCCTTCTGGTGGAAGTACAGGTCGAAGACGTAGTAGGGATCGAGCCGGATCTGCTCGTCGTCGGAGCTGTCCTCGCCGcagttgtcctccttctcctcctttggtCATTTCACGAATCGCCCGATTCGACTCTCGAGCAATGGCGCGGGGGGATATGGCTTCCTCCTCCGCTTCCGCCCGCACTGCCGCATCAGCCGCCTCCGTCGTTGTCATTTCGGTAGTGATACGAGGCTTGACGGCCCTTATCCTTTCATTCCCACATAGGGCCGACCGTTCCCGGTGGGAGTGCTACTTGTAAATTGTATTTGGTTTTCtttgaagaggagaggagatgcaacacaatagatataagtattttcctcagtgagcaccaaggttatcgaaccaatagaagaACCATGCAAATTCTCGTCttcaacacctacacacaaaagaacaaacacttgcacctaaCATGGgttgggttgtcaagccccttactTGCAAGtactaagtagtgatagataaataatataaatataaatataaaataatagaatataaaaggcagcaatatttttagggttttagtaatatattttgtgtagacccggggtcatagttttcgctagaggcttctctctcgaagaaagcatacggtgggtaaacaaattactgttggacaattgatagaaaagctcatagttatgtaatatttattcaccacaatgatcatatatataggcatcatgtctataagcaagtagaccgactcctgcgtgcatctattactattactccactgatcaacctctatccaacatgcatctagaatattaagtaaaaacatagtaatgcttggagcaagatgacatgatatagacaaagtaaactcagctaatatgaataaatcccgtcgttttatccttaatggcagcagTATAAATGCACGtcatgtccctttttgtcactgaaATTGAGCACcggaagattgaacccatcacaatgcaccactactagtgaagataaatcaatttagttggccaaaccaaaccaatttagttggccaaaccaaaccggtagatcagagagaaacacaaagctaacataatcatgcatataagaattcacatatgactcaaatagttttcatgAATAGTTTTCACGACTTAACCGTTATAGGTCAAATGATGTAATATATATCACCCTTCCCATCATGCATATCAGTCATCTTTCGGAGGGAGATAAATAAAAATCAAAATGAAATGAtaaacaaaaagaaataaaaagaaaaataaaatgtagTAAAAAGGAAAGGAATAGAAATGAAAacgaaaagaaatagaaaaaggagaaaggaaaaaaaggaaagtagTGCTATAACGACCAAGCTATAGCGGTAGTGCTGGTTTAGGACCAGCGCTATAGCCAAGTTAGCTATAGCGCTGGTTTGCAACCCACGCTACCGCTACTTTGACTTAACCACCCCCACGCGGGCTTTCAACCCCCAATCCCCCCTCACTCCTCTCCTATCGCTGTTGTCACCCATCCGCGTGCCCTCCTACGCCGTCGCCCTCCGCGACCCTCCTGTCACCCTCGCGGACCCTGCCAGCCACCGGCAGCAGtctcaccctcctccctctcagtCGCGCCGACCCTGGCCGACTCCGCCCGTTCCTCTCAACATCGTCGGCGCTAGGCCCTGCTTGGCCGCCTCCCGCTAGCCCTCCCTCATCGTTGCGGCTCTGTTTCGGTAAGCCCCCGACCCTCTTAGGAACTGTCAATGGATGGGTGGATCTTGCATATTGGATGGATGGATGAATGGGTGGATCTTGCATATTGGATAGATGGATGAATGGATTTTTTCCTACCATGATTGATGATTAGTGCTAGTATGTCTCTGATTTTTTGCTACTATGAACTGTCAATGATACTAAATGAGTTCCCTTTTGCCGATGTTTAGTGCTAGTTGATAATTTGTCAATGCTACCAATTCTTAGAAATTGATGGGCGTATGTTTGGTTATTTAGGACATCAACATGTAAAGTTTCTAGGTTTTTGCATGAACCCTATCTACTAAGTTTTAGTATGAACCATTTTGCTAATGTAAATTTTCGAGGTTTTAGGAAAAAAAATTGATGGATGTATGTTGATAATTTGTGgcttttaataaaaatactaataAAAATTATTTGAAACAATTTAAACTAAACATTTTGCTACTAAGTAAGTTCCATTTGTATGAAATTCACCTAAATACTTTACAAATAATGCATATATGAAACACTagcttgagagagagagagagagagagggagaggaagagggagagggagagggagagggagagagagggtagagggtagagggagagggagagagagagggagtgggagagggataggaagagggagatggagagggagaggaagagggagagggagagagagggagagggagagagagggagagggggagggagagagagagagagagagggcgagggagagagagagaaaattaGCTAGGGTTACAAATTCTACAAATTAGGGTTATGAATTTTGTTAATAGATCATAAGTATTGCTATTACCCACTATTCAAGTGGTTCTCTTATATGCAACATTGAAGTGGTTCGATTGTGCCCAAATGGCCTTTTATTATTTGCAGGGAATgattccgagtggcctatgttttgctggaatgttgattcatttctgttccggcaaatttcTAGCGCTCGATTTGTCtacttttagcaaaggtcatgccaaaattcatccgaaattttccatgaatttcggcatgacttgtgctagaaactaggacatatcgagtggcGGGATTTTCTGAaacgggaatgaatcaacattccggcaaaacataggcctttttatgtcattattcattttattaggtCTAAAATTAAATGAGCACACTTAATCGTAGGAAACATGGCTTACAACGACGAAATCGGGGGTTCTAGTAACCGTGAAGACATCTACGAGGAGGTACCAAAATTTTTCGAGTATCTGGACGAACAACGGTTATCCCAGGCTAGCGCCGAgaccgacaacgacaccaacacCGGCACCGAGACCGGCACCAATTCTGGTAAAGTCCGAAAGCGAAGAGGATACGACGCCCAAACCAGCTCGACACCGGAAGATTGGTGGTCACGGCGATGgaacccggcaatttcaagccaaAAGAGCCCGAGGAAGTGGGCAAGTGCTACTTAAATCAAATAGGATGCATCCTACTGGAAAAAGCCACCATCAACAATGAAAACTTAAGGAAGATACCAAATATGGATCACTTCCTCCTAACGAAGTTGCACGAGAGATTCATGTTCCCCGTCCGAGATGAAACCAAATATCCATCACCGTGGCTAGAAAAGGGAATGAAGAAGATAAACAACAAAGCCACGGGCAAGTTTAGCAACACGCTGGCCGCCTCGAAAGTAAGGGTGAAATCTCGGATCGCCAAAAAGGAACCCTATTCCTAGTTTGTAAAGGATAATCTGACAATTACGAAAAAGCAGTTCAAAATATTCAAGGCGGCTTGCGCTGTCGAAGTTGCCAAAGAAAAGTCAGAGTACATGAAGGGGCTTCACAAAAGGAACATGGGgtgccagtgttggggaacgtcgcatgggaaacaaaaattttcctacgcgcacgaagacctatcatggtgatgtccatctacgagaggggatgtgtgatctacgtacccttgtagaccgtacagcagaagcgttagtgaacgcggttgatgtagtggaacgtcctcgcgtccctcgatccgccccgcgaaccgtcccgcgatcagtcccatgatctagtgccgaacggacgacacctccgcgttcagcacacgtacagctcgacgatgatctcggccttcttgatccagcaagagagacggagaggtagaagagttctccggcagcgtgacggcgctccggaggttggtgatgatctcgtctcagcagggctccgcccgatctccgcaaaaacgtgatctagaggtaaaaccgtggagatatgtggtcgggctgccgtggcaaagttgtgtcaaatcagccctaaaacctccgtatatatagggggaagagggggagccttgccttggggtccaaggacccctaagggct
This window encodes:
- the LOC123427130 gene encoding DNA mismatch repair protein MSH3 isoform X2, with translation MAKRPKQQALSRFFSTKPPPPTPASAAQAQPVAPPPPPPKSPVYTVASFSPAKRARALSRSPKAAAKRPRPSPSPVSVTPSRGAAVRRALLEPPQPGSNPSAGDGGGGGRGYTPLEKQVVDLKARHSDVLLMVEVGYRFRFFGEDAAVAASVLGIVAHQDRNFLTASVPTFRLGFHVRRLVDAGHKVGVVRQTETAAIKAAAARGGGGAAPFARELSAVYTRATIEAGAGELEGGGAPEEGSRYLVCVVDKELDAVGREGFEVKVGVVAIEVSTGEVVHGEFMDGASRSGLEAVLLGLAPVEVILGTPLSFATEKLMRAYAGPVSNVRVECTSRDCFSEGGALAELMSLFEKSEAIKINEEDSNLHGMEGVMAMPELVAQAMALSVRYLKGFGMERLICFGSSFRPFTANTEMSLSANALQQLEVLKNNSDGSIEGSLFQTMNNTCTAFGSRLFRHWLTHPLCDRNLICARHDAISEISESMGSRQDPVHIRQDEEDGCCAASVRSDLSTILSSVLTMLGRSLDSQRGITRIFHCKATAKEFFGVIQAILEAGKQLRKLVLEDTENVSSQHRTVHTSLLRRLISTASSSAVLANAVKLLSCLDKDAAAQGDMINLFISSADQFPEVAEGHVTVEMAKQKLDLLIVGYRKQLGMRSLEYKTVSGTAYLIELPVDRKVPSNWLKVNSTKKAIRYHTPEVLKNLDNLLLAKEELAVICRKTWHKFLMDFDKYYAQFQATVESLAALDCLYSLATLAKQNNYVQPNFVPENEASQIHIKDGRHPVLESLLGVNFVPNDTDLHVDGQYCQIVTGPNMGGKSCYIRQVALITIMAQVGSFVPASSARLHVVDGIYTRMGASDSIQQGTSTFYEEMNEASNILQSCSSRSLVIIDELGRGTSTHDGVAIAYATLHYLLKVKKCIVIFVTHYPKILDIRSEFEGSVGAYHVSYLSTRKLLQTTDEKMGISTETEDLGEITFLYKLVAGASDRSFGLNVALLAQVCHTSR
- the LOC123427130 gene encoding DNA mismatch repair protein MSH3 isoform X1, which gives rise to MAKRPKQQALSRFFSTKPPPPTPASAAQAQPVAPPPPPPKSPVYTVASFSPAKRARALSRSPKAAAKRPRPSPSPVSVTPSRGAAVRRALLEPPQPGSNPSAGDGGGGGRGYTPLEKQVVDLKARHSDVLLMVEVGYRFRFFGEDAAVAASVLGIVAHQDRNFLTASVPTFRLGFHVRRLVDAGHKVGVVRQTETAAIKAAAARGGGGAAPFARELSAVYTRATIEAGAGELEGGGAPEEGSRYLVCVVDKELDAVGREGFEVKVGVVAIEVSTGEVVHGEFMDGASRSGLEAVLLGLAPVEVILGTPLSFATEKLMRAYAGPVSNVRVECTSRDCFSEGGALAELMSLFEKSEAIKINEEDSNLHGMEGVMAMPELVAQAMALSVRYLKGFGMERLICFGSSFRPFTANTEMSLSANALQQLEVLKNNSDGSIEGSLFQTMNNTCTAFGSRLFRHWLTHPLCDRNLICARHDAISEISESMGSRQDPVHIRQDEEDGCCAASVRSDLSTILSSVLTMLGRSLDSQRGITRIFHCKATAKEFFGVIQAILEAGKQLRKLVLEDTENVSSQHRTVHTSLLRRLISTASSSAVLANAVKLLSCLDKDAAAQGDMINLFISSADQFPEVAEGHVTVEMAKQKLDLLIVGYRKQLGMRSLEYKTVSGTAYLIELPVDRKVPSNWLKVNSTKKAIRYHTPEVLKNLDNLLLAKEELAVICRKTWHKFLMDFDKYYAQFQATVESLAALDCLYSLATLAKQNNYVQPNFVPENEASQIHIKDGRHPVLESLLGVNFVPNDTDLHVDGQYCQIVTGPNMGGKSCYIRQVALITIMAQVGSFVPASSARLHVVDGIYTRMGASDSIQQGTSTFYEEMNEASNILQSCSSRSLVIIDELGRGTSTHDGVAIAYATLHYLLKVKKCIVIFVTHYPKILDIRSEFEGSVGAYHVSYLSTRKLLQTTDEKMGISTETEDLGEITFLYKLVAGASDRSFGLNVALLAQLPLRCIKRASVMAAKLQEEMSKRDGNKLMDEPSRDGQRESSPKFGLLSTEPHQGLMEACRRILRDMRSAQSNNDIANTLSCLKSAHEIALKMING